TTTAACATTACcttacaaagcatatttttttgggtgttcttggcctatcctaggataggtagcagtgtgcctaggagcgcgagccctgccggttgagccgttgttagccgtggataggcgtttgttaggctgtaagagggttggggtgacgtctcataaggtttgtcaatcatatatatatatatatatatattattttatttgatttctataCAATAAAGGGGAAAAACAAGTTTCAACAACAATGTTGAAATACATTGAAATTtgaggaattaaaaatatatatatatatatatatatatatatatatatatatatatatatatatatatatatatattatcattcatGATTGTGTAGTTGTTAATTATActagcaattttttcaaaagtttaagTTATTAGGATACGGGTTTATAATACACATTATACACATAACAGGTTATACCGTTATAGGACATGGGAGCATCCTAACAATAGCAAGGGACACAATGTATAACCAACATGGGATTGAGGAAGAGGCAGCACGAAGTTGGGAAGAGTTTGTTGTTAAAAGGGATTGTCACTAAACATTTGAAAGAATCATAAATAGATGGTTGGTTGATTGTTTGAAACATCATGTCATTCAATAAATCTATTCATTCACTTTTActccaaatatttcaaatatatgaattaAACAACTAGATTTGGAGCATTGAATGATAGATCAAACTTGCATTATAAGTTGAGAAGCCTTCATTTCTTGATTTACCAAACCTATTCTAATGTGGtaatgtgtgtgtatgtatatgGTTTAGACCAAGAATTTTAATCAccaaaaaagtaaaagaatgaaaaacatatgttttagccaaaaaaaatatagtatagaTTGATGTGTTAggtttaattgaaaattatgtttcatttcttattaattaGATGTGACATACTTCCATAGATACCcttgttgtaaataaaattcCTTCGTTATGATAAACTTgcaattaattatataattataataccaaAAGTGGAAATAATGTGATActtgttttgttttagtttgaGGCAAAGGAAGGAACCTctattttttggaaatcaaagCGATAGCTTCAATCTTTGTGGAGAAGTTAAGACTTAGTTctataagaatatatatatattttttttgacaaGTAGATGTCCAAGTTAAACTACTAATTCTTATCTCACTTTTCTAAACTCATTTGTAgtatccttaattttttattaaagaatatcGACAGTgaggctttgtttggttcatgCAATTGAGGAATAGTAATAATTGTTATATTCTCACTCAAACaattatcttatttatgaagttttttCACTTGGGAATATATCCTGGTTTGAAACTTTAACCCACAAATTATGGGTTTTGAAAAGTCAACTAAGTAGgtgggttttcaaaaaatattgcAATTATGTGTTttgtaataaatcaaaatttaaagtgtaccctttgtttatatttttgaaaaaattttaatgacAAGTAATTCttgaatgaattttataagttattaaatgaggttatttttatagaaaaagtgAAGAGTGGATATCGAAATATCTGCAAAGAGGAGCATAATCAATCTTAAAATCAAGTCAGATCTacaatttaatttacttttgatattttttatatcgaattttttttaaaattttctatttagttttaaaatatatttttaaaaattgaactcttttaaactttttctattgtcttattatataaatttgattaatataaCTACCAAATATTAATTGTAATTAGAATAAATGTATTGTTATACTTTTTGTCATGTAATAATACATTATTGTGTTGTTGCATTTTATTAATGTGATTAttgaattcttattttatttcattagagattattttagttttgataatttttatttttattttttcttcaattttattgattgttGTAGATGAAGTTTAGAAGAGTTTGATAAGCTTGTTCttgttttataaattatgtaattttagaCCCTAATTATGAATAAACacaatatatcaaatttaaaaacttaaatatcaaaatgaaatttagatttctttaaaaaaataaaaaataaaaaaaccaataagaacatttaaattaaaggttaaaaaatagtaagaaaaaaaataatagttagttttcatttattttaataatattttaagtcaaaagaatcctaaaataattcatttctttggaataactaaatataaattagtTGGAAgtgatgatattttttattgaattatctCTAATTTAAAGCATTCTataaaattatgttattttttatagttaaaactaaacataaattCTCTAAATGTgcataattgaataaaatattatcaaaaattaaataatacataatttgatataattatatagttaagttgtaaattagtttttatttaattaaattccaaaagtaaaaatttttaaaatttttaaaattaaaatcaaagacAACCAtacattagaaaatttatttaatagatatcaaataaaaatttaataaatcatgaaaaataaattgggatACTGTTgcattagaagaaaaaaactgaaaataaaataaattaaattatgaatattaattcttctttttttttttgaaaaaaactatttatgtttttaattttattccaatttttcttccaaaaaaacCAATTAGACTAGTCTTAAATTTCTGTAAAATCCATTcatatttcttctattttgagAACCAAATGAGGCACGATAATCAACCTTGAGTATGTTTtaacatcattttcttttcttttcttttctatagtTTTGCTCACATTATATCTTCCCTGAATTTCtgaattcaaaaatatattagcAACTTCATTTAATACCCTTTTGAATTCGTTAACTATTCCTGATTCttcttatttaatataaaaataaaatatataaaaatctataaaattttaaatattttttataaaattgataattcaaTATCTCTACGTGTTCATCTATAAAAGTGGAATGAAatcattattttgttaataaaatattttttttatagtaaaaacactttcaattaGACTCTCAGTCTTTATTATCTCCATTTATTATCTTCTATTGAAatatctcttatttttattcttaatttatattttaagtaatatttgGATACTAATTTATtacacttcaattttttattcaaatacaCTTTCATGTTTCATGTTGTTAATCCTACATATCCAACTTTATTTgatcttaacattttttttatatatatttttcactaATCTCAAATAGCTGTGTTGAGTAGATTAATCAACTTGGAATAAGCCATATAAATTTCATTTACGAAATCTTAATAAAATGACCTATTTAACActtaatcataaatatatatatatgagttaaaTTGAGACAGGAATGAAAACATAAGTgggatttttgtaatttaactaatttttaatttgaatatgaaataaattattttctctttatattgTGTAATGTCTCTTCTCAAGTACATCCCTGACCCAGgagagattttattttcttctgaAGTACACAGCGCTGCTCCCTTTGGCTATTGACAACACCaaagaggaggaggaagaagtgCAACAAAAATGGCGGAGAGTAGCATCTGGTTTTTCGTAGAGAAACTGAGTGCCTTGGTTTCACAACAAGCCTCGCTATTTGGGGCAGTAGAAGGGCAGGTCAGGCTGCTCCGAAACGAGCTGCAGTGGATCCGTCAGTTCCTGGAACATGCTAGTGCTGAGACTAGGTACCTCAAAATGTCCGATCTGGCCCCTAGACAAGAGACAACGTTCGTGCTGTGGGTGAATCAGCTCAGAGATGCAGCTTATGATGCTGAAGATGCCATTGATGAATTCATATTCCAGGTGCAACGCAAACGGCAGCAGAGACTCAATAATATCAAGTTCCTCAACTTGTTACCCGCATGCGTGGGCTTGGCTGACAAGTTGCCGCTTGTGAGTGACCTCAATGGGCGTATCAGTCAGATCAATATCACACTTGAGAAGATTTTGATTAATAAACAGAGGTACGGCATGGAGTATGAACCTGGGGGGTACTCCGATCAAATGGTGGGCAGTGAATGGAAGAGGAAGAGTATTTCCGGAACTGTTGAAGAAACCAACTTAGTGGAGATGACAAATGATGTGGAAGCTGTAAAGGGAATGCTGTTAGAGGGAGCAATGGAAAGAGTAGTGGTGGCCATCTTGGGGATGGGTGGCCTTGGCAAAACTACTCTTGCCAAGAAAGTTTACAACGACGGTGCTGTTCAGAACCACTTTGGCCGTTATTGTGCTTGGGTTTATGTATCTCAAGAGTACAGTACTATCCGGGAACTTTTGCTTGGGATCGCTAGTTGTATCATGACTCTCACCGACGAACAAAAacgtaaaaatgaaaatgaattggGAGAAGAGGTTTATAAATGTCTCCAAGGAAATAGGTACTTGATAGTACTTGATGATATATGGAACATCGATGTTTGGCGCGGGTTGAGGTCATATTTTCCTGCAGAATCAAATAAGAGCAGAGTGTTGATCACTACTCGCAGATATGATATTGCTGTGGATGCTCATTCAGATTGCTATGAACTTCGACCTCTGGGTGAAAAGGAAAGCTGGGAGCTGTTTCTCAACAAAGTAGGGAGTGCAGCAGTACTGAAATGGCCAGGATCGGAGGAATTCAAAAAGGAGATTGTAGCAAAATGCAAAGGTTTACCTCTTACAATTGTGGTGCTTGGAGGACTTTTATCACTGAAAGATCTGACACGAGACTCATGGCTGAAAGTGCTTAAAAGAATGGATTGGCATCTAAGTCAAGGTCCCGACTCCTGTTTGGGAATTCTTGCACTGAGCTATAACGACTTACCCTCTTACTTGAAGCCCTGCTTTCTTTACTGTGGGGTTTTTCCAGAGGGCTCAGAAATCAAAGCAAGTAAGTTGATTCGCTTGTGGGTTGCTGAAGGATTTGTACAAAAACGGGGAAAAGAAACGCTGGAAGACATTGCAGAAGACTACCTATACGAGTTGATCCAGAGAAGCATGATTCAGGTGGCTGATGCGAGAGTCGATGGAAGTGTGAAGTCTTGCCGTATACACGACCTGCTTCGAGATCTTGCCATTTCAGaagctaaagaagaaaaaattttcGAGGTAGATGAAAACATTGATGTGGACGAGCTTCCTACTCGTGTTCGTCGACTGATCAGTAATATTAATCAGACCATCTCTCCGCATTTGCAAAATTCTAATCTCCGATCGTTGATCTTCAATAGATCCTTAGATGAAAGAGGTAGggtatttttatataaatacccTAAATTGCTTCGGATCCTGCACATGGACTGGGTGCAGTGTACAGTAATGTCTGGATGTAAAGTATCAAGACATATAGGAAGACTCATCTACCTGAAATATTTATGCTTGAGGGGAATGGAGTGGGAAATACGGCTACCACCATCAATCGGTAGACTTGTTAATTTGGAAACCCTTGATTCAGgtaacaattttattttcataccCCATacaatttggaaattgaagcaAATGAGACATCTAAATTGTTGGAGAGGTAGGATCTCATCAAGGCAGTCAATGAGAGAGAGGTGGGTGGATGGCCATTTGGGTGTCCATCAAATGACCAACCTTCAGACATTATATTTAGAGGGTGGCGATTGGTTGAAGGATAACAACTTGGGAAAATTGGCCCACCACGACCACCTAAAGCAATTGAAGCTACACCTTCGTTCTTGCCCAGAGTTGGAGGGGTCGTTCCGATCTATAGCCCAATTAACTAGGCTTCAAAAGCTGAAGTTGGAAGCTGAATCTACAGCAATTCTATTCCCAGGTCTGGAGTCTTTCTTTCACCACAAGCGCCTCTACAAATTGCATCTAGTGGGAACCATCCGAAAACTACCAGTGGAAACAAGACTCTATCCTCCGAATCTCATGCAACTCAAACTGTTTCGTACTAGAATGGAGGAAGATCCAATGCCAATACTAGGGAGGCTGCCAAACTTGAGTATTCTCACATTATTACATGATTCTTATGTGGGTACGGAAATGAATTGTCCTCATGGAGGGTTCCTTGAACTTGAATTCCTACAAATGCAGAAGTTGTGGAGTCTACAAGACTTGTCAGTGGAGGAAGGAGCAATGCCTAATCTGAAGACATTGAAAATTGAGTATTGTGACAAAATGAGGAAGTTCCCAGATGGATTATTGCAGCTGAAAAAGCTCCAAAGACTAAACCTCTATGAGGTATCCCAAGAATTGATGAGTGAGGTTTTAGAGACACAAGGAGAAGATTGGAATAGGATCCGTCGTATAATCACCTCCCGGGTACCTCGCTGATAGCCTTCTATAAGATATTAATTTGGTTTTAGATGCAATTATGGTTAATTTAGAGCTTCAAATTCTATATAATAAGGTGAAAGTCGTTTTATGTTGTATATTTCAATATGCTCGATTGATTCACCATGTGAAAATGACCAAATtactccttttattttattggtaCTGCATGGTTCCACTTTGTAAGAACTCCGAATCATTCTCTTGAAGCTCATTCTCTTCATCATAAATGATCCGCTTGCCCTGAAAAGACCTGGCccaatagtatatatatatatatatatatgattttgaccaaaaaaaaggccaaaaattAGCACCCTAAAATATCAacccattggaattcaatatcatcaaaattttcaaataatctatGATATGgctaattaaattataaattttttgctatttttcagaaaatggctgataatttcttttttttatttattgtattatcaatttaacttttaattttaaaaatttacaaaaagaaagtttcaaataattataactttatttttaaattgttattatAATGACcactttaaatttttgtaaaatattttgaaaagataaaattgtCATGAAATTGCTCACAactaaaatatctaaaacaaactaataaaataaaattaaatatttttaatattttataaaatataaattttaaataaaaattaatttcataaaagaaattataaatgcaacttttagtaatttatataatttgaataaactaataagaaaaaaaaaattaaacaaattttttaaaaaagaattttaaattaaaaaagatttgatatcaaattttatttaaaaagtttgaaggatttaattttttatttaaaatatttttttaaaaaaaattgtttccataagattaataatttcattaggaggttttaattgttttcaaataaagaatataaattaccggaaagaaattgaagataattttaatagaaagttTAGTAAATATAGACTAATTAACAAGAACTttcttagttttaatttaaagttatatatatattataatatttctaagatattttttaatatagatattgttttgtaaaacttaaaatattttataaatatgatgtGATTTACATATTGAAATATagtatgtttttaaataataaaattttatccttaCATTAgtattcattattcattatttGAAGGAAGgttatattttttgaatgataatacaataataataatgtattaaataacaaaaataatcatgaaataataatattattactgTTATTAAAAATAGCAGTATTAATGTATTACAATAATATTAgatatgataatattaaaataaatatttatatttaataatataatattagtgattagaataataattataataagaaaataataaaatgagtaagttgaaggaagaagaaaaagaaagacagAAATAAAATGACTTCCCAttgattctaaaaattttaaatcctttaccacatttttaaaacataattcttaTTCTTcctttcttgaaattttgtgaGTTGTTGGAAGATTTTACGATTTATACAATTTGTTAGAAAGAGAAACTAGATTATCTATGATATTACCTATCATATTTGATCAATTAAGagtttaagattatgtttggttattagaaaataccaaaaaagaataataataataatcccaTATGTGATTCTTAGAAAATtcgaggaaaaatataaattaaagaaaaaaaatgacaaataaaaatagaagtaaaGAAAACGAGagattagatttaaaatttaaaattatttttatatattttttaaaactcattccacttttttttttttctctttcatataagattaaattatttaaacaagtttttaatatattttaattttctttcctatttttcatgataaaccAAATACAAGAAAATCATTATCCTTAgcattctttttttcctttatttactGATttcctagaaccaaacatagtataaggaaaatgatattatatttgaatgtcataaaaaaaatgtgaagaaaatactaagaaaaagaggaggaaaaaaagtttaagaaaagTGCATTCTTccacaatttaatttttttcccacaaTTTTTCTATGGACAGCTATATTAGTTGTTACAAAGAGCACATGATTCAAATTTGTGGCTGAATTAagatcatttaaataaaaagatgtaaaataagctaatttaaacaaaaattatgcacttaaatataacattaaataaaaagatttgagCATTAAACAATAAGAATTGGATTAAACTAAAAAGAAACCGGAGGATGCAAGAAATAGATATAGTATAAGAATTGATTGACTCTGCTTTCTATAGTTGGATAAAAGTAGGAGATCGATGAAGCATGAGACTTTAATCAAGTGTagattatttgaaattaaattgatgGAAAATTTCAGGTTAAAGAATCTATTGTTATTTCAGTAAGTACCTAGGCCTAGTAATATAATTAATCTTTATTGTCTTCATCTATTATCCTCCTTGAAATAtctcttattttaattcttaatttacatttttaagCAATATTTGATCACTAATTTattatactttaaatttttttttatacaactATACTTTTTCATGTgtcatattcttaatttttcataaaatagtATTCTCTTCCCATAGATACTTAGTGGgcgtttggtaaaatttaatatttgttacttaataacttaaattgtttttaagttattaacttaaaatttattacttaatttttacttaagtattaaggttgtttgataaaattaatttaaaatttattttaagttatcaaattgacatatttattcttattaattataatcaatattatcatcattaatttcaattaatatttatttttactaattttaagtattataaatatataagataatcttgaaatatatatatgtattataaaaaatgagtcatgaaCATAGAGTCATGTTGGTTAAATATACTTTCATTATATGTggataaataaaacaaaaactatttaaaattaagaataagttaattattttgacttaatacttaaagtcctttttaactttaagttgtaatattaaattattttactaaataaatacTTAACTTGTTTACCAactaattaaatttagttattaagtcattttgaGTCATTagattgatttatcaaatactcTCTTAACATCtaacttttttatatcttaatacTAGTtccaagaaattaaaataataataaaagaaaaaaaatgtaaaaacaatgattttgtcatatttgattttattataaaaaaaatactaaagaaattcaaatgtaatttaaattaattaaaattttgatatttttaaattatttaatttttgtatagagcaggtaaaatattaaataaaataaatttaaagtagtatataaaaataatttatgaagtttataattatttgttattttccttTCACTTGTATATTCATTGAGAAAGATAAAAGATTAGGATCcatctttactttttattttaacttttcttgGTTTTTCCTGAATAGAAGTGTAAAAGCTAGTGGGCAATTATCTTCCCTCCTTTGCTTAACttgtttactttttatttttttaattcatcacAGTTTGATGactgtatttaattttaaattttagtgctttttaattgtttttaaatccaccatagtttaattttattcagTTTTGATCCAAGACGAAACACTTAATAGTTGTATTTTCGAGAATAAATTAtaaggtatttgataaattaatataatcacttaatatgatttaataacttaaattaagtcattacatattttaaatatatttgataaaatgacttaatattataatttaaatttaaaatgatttaatttaataagttaaaataattgacTACTTTCAAATTACAAACatcctttattttaataaatcatgtctttttttttcttttttctcccttttatcTCTTTATCATAACCTTGTTACTTAATATCAATCAAgtaaatatatcaattaatagttaaagaaaaattgaagttgATTCTAGTGAAGAACcataaagtaaaaattaggtaataaattttaagtaaataatttaaacataatttgacttaaaaataactttaagtaatttattattaataattttattcgacatttaaacttaatattcattatttaatgatttaagttgattttaagttaaattatttttaacttattgatTGTATAAAACTTATTACATAcgttttactttaaatattaaagttatttagtaaagttaacttaaaatttattttaaataattaaattgatatatttattcaCGTTagttttaactaatatttatcttaattgattttaatttatatttattttcattaattttgagcattatatttatttataaaacattcatatttaaagtattatagatacaaagataataataaaatatttattataaaaaaatgagtctTGAATGtagattcataattttaaatatactcTCATTAATATAGATAAATGAggtaaaaaagatttaaaattaaaaataagttaactattttgactttacttacaatgaaaaatacatttaagttataatattaaatgattttagCAAATATGTTTAATCTAATTAACGacaaaaattaagttattaaatcgaTTTATGAAACGTCCTCTTAAAATCTACCTTCACTATTTTACttttaaccttttaaaaatttttattttcattttttgatttcTCTTCTGCGTACCAAGCAAACTTTGTCTTTCTATGTAGATTATCCAAACCACAACTGTCTTTGATTTTTCAACTAAAGTAAAGTTTGTCTTAATACAACAAATTGTGGTGAAATATTTCTGTCACACTCAATTCAACACCCTTTTACAGCATTTTACTATTCTCAATCTTCCTTATTTAAT
This window of the Vitis riparia cultivar Riparia Gloire de Montpellier isolate 1030 unplaced genomic scaffold, EGFV_Vit.rip_1.0 scaffold796_pilon_pilon, whole genome shotgun sequence genome carries:
- the LOC117910647 gene encoding putative disease resistance protein At1g50180, whose product is MAESSIWFFVEKLSALVSQQASLFGAVEGQVRLLRNELQWIRQFLEHASAETRYLKMSDLAPRQETTFVLWVNQLRDAAYDAEDAIDEFIFQVQRKRQQRLNNIKFLNLLPACVGLADKLPLVSDLNGRISQINITLEKILINKQRYGMEYEPGGYSDQMVGSEWKRKSISGTVEETNLVEMTNDVEAVKGMLLEGAMERVVVAILGMGGLGKTTLAKKVYNDGAVQNHFGRYCAWVYVSQEYSTIRELLLGIASCIMTLTDEQKRKNENELGEEVYKCLQGNRYLIVLDDIWNIDVWRGLRSYFPAESNKSRVLITTRRYDIAVDAHSDCYELRPLGEKESWELFLNKVGSAAVLKWPGSEEFKKEIVAKCKGLPLTIVVLGGLLSLKDLTRDSWLKVLKRMDWHLSQGPDSCLGILALSYNDLPSYLKPCFLYCGVFPEGSEIKASKLIRLWVAEGFVQKRGKETLEDIAEDYLYELIQRSMIQVADARVDGSVKSCRIHDLLRDLAISEAKEEKIFEVDENIDVDELPTRVRRLISNINQTISPHLQNSNLRSLIFNRSLDERGRVFLYKYPKLLRILHMDWVQCTVMSGCKVSRHIGRLIYLKYLCLRGMEWEIRLPPSIGRLVNLETLDSGNNFIFIPHTIWKLKQMRHLNCWRGRISSRQSMRERWVEGHLGVHQMTNLQTLYLEGGDWLKDNNLGKLAHHLKQLKLDLYSHPKLKEESFRSIAQLTGLQKLKLETDNFIESEGLSTSTPILFPGLESFSHHKCLYELHLLGPIRKLPVETTLYPPNLMQLKLLRTKMEEDPMPILGRLPNLRILILLQDSYVGTGMNCPHGGFLRLEFLQMQDLWLLEDLSAEEGAMPNLKTLKIEYCHKMRKFPHGLLQLKKLQRLNLYGLSQELMSGVLETQGEDWNWIRRIITS